Sequence from the Clostridium saccharobutylicum DSM 13864 genome:
TCACCATACTGTGAAGCAAGAGATGCATACAATCCACCATTACAATTTGTTAATGCTGCAAGGATAGCAAGTGGTGATAAACCTAATACTCCAGCAGGACCAAAAACTTTACCTACAAATATACCAATACCAGCACCTACTATAAATTTTCCTGTTATTAGTAGTGCACCTTTTTTTAATGCCTTTGGTGCTAATTTGAAATTAATTTGTGAACCAATTAGAAACATAAAGCATGCTAAAATTGTTGATGATGCAGCAGAACTAAATAATGCTGTTGTAAAGCCACCAATTTTTAAAACTTGTGGACAAAATGTATTAACCAATACTCCTAAGAAAAGTGGAACAACCATCATACCGCCAGGAATTTTATCAAGTGTTTTCTTAATTGGAATTTGCATTTTTCATACCTCCTAAAATTTAAAATCCATCGCTTATTTAAACCTTTACATTTTGCTGTAATTAAAATCGAATATACCTATACATAATACCTTCATTATCTTGTGGGAATCATAAATTAAATCAGTTTATATTTGTTGTAATTTTCAGTTTTCTTATTGAAGCTTGTACATGTTCTATAGCTCCTTAAAACGGATAACATAGAAACATGTACAAACTGCTTAATTTATCAATAATTATTATTACTAACTTATTTTCTAGCAACTCCACTTTCTCTTGCAGCTTTTGCAATTGCTTCTGCTACCTTTATAGCAACATTTTTATCTAAAGCACTTGGAATTACATTATTTTCATTTAAATCTTCATCCTTAATATAACCAGCTATAGCATATGCTGCAGCAAGTTTCATTTCTTCATTAATTTCTTTTGCTCTTACGTCTAAAGCTCCTCTAAATATTCCAGGGAAAGCTAAAACGTTATTTACTTGATTTGGGAAATCTGAACGTCCTGTACCTATAACTCTTGCGCCAGCAGCTTTTGCTTCATCAGGCATTATTTCTGGTGTTGGGTTTGCCATTGCAAAAATTATTGCATCCCTATTCATTGACTTAACCATTTCAGGCTTTAATATTCCTGGAGCAGATACCCCTACAAATAAGTCAGCATCAACTAAAGCATCTGAAAGACTTCCCTTTACGTTGTCTGGATTTGTGATTTCTGCCAAAGCTTCTTTTGCATCATCAATTTTTTCCATACCTCTATATAATATTCCTACTTTATCGCAAGCTATTAAATTCTTTACTCCCGAAGATAATAGAAGTTTAGCTATAGCAGTTCCAGCAGCTCCAGCTCCATTCACTACTACTTTTATATCTTCAAGTTTCTTATCTACTACCTTTAATGCATTTATAACACCAGCAAGTACTACTATTGCAGTTCCGTGTTGATCATCATGAAATACTGGAATGTCAATTAATTTTTTTAATTTTTCTTCAACCTCAAAGCATCTTGGTGCTCCAATATCTTCTAAGTTTATTCCTCCAAATGTTGGAGCTATTAATCTAATTGTATTAACTATTTCATCTACATCTTTTGAGTTTACTAATATAGGAAATGCATCAACATTTGCAAATTCTTTAAATAATATTGATTTTCCTTCCATTACAGGCATCCCTGCCATTGGTCCTATATCACCAAGTCCAAGCACTGCTGATCCATCTGTAACTACAGCTACTAAATTTCCCTTTGAAGTATATTTGTATACGTTTTCTTCGTCCTCATGAATTTTTCTACAAGGTTCTGCAACTCCTGGTGTATATGCAAGACTTAAATCGTCTCTTGTTTCAACTTTAATTTTAGATGTTATCGAAATCTTTCCTTTTTTCTCTTCATGTAATTTTAAGCTTTCTTCAAAATAATTCATTTAAAACACTCCTTTTATACTTCGAATATTTATATTTTCAATTTCTTGTTGTTGTCTGTGATTAAATAATAGCATTTATTCTGAATATTTAAAATATTTAGCAAATTTAAATATAGTTTTGTAAATTAAGAATACTTTGTGTTTTTTTTAACATATATAAATAGCACTTATGACTTGTGTAGTAACTTACCGAAACAAGGGAGATTCTTTTGCTCGGTTGCTATATAATATAGCTGTGGATTTCTAACAACAGATGTTGTGCCAATTCCTGC
This genomic interval carries:
- a CDS encoding NAD(P)-dependent malic enzyme, whose translation is MNYFEESLKLHEEKKGKISITSKIKVETRDDLSLAYTPGVAEPCRKIHEDEENVYKYTSKGNLVAVVTDGSAVLGLGDIGPMAGMPVMEGKSILFKEFANVDAFPILVNSKDVDEIVNTIRLIAPTFGGINLEDIGAPRCFEVEEKLKKLIDIPVFHDDQHGTAIVVLAGVINALKVVDKKLEDIKVVVNGAGAAGTAIAKLLLSSGVKNLIACDKVGILYRGMEKIDDAKEALAEITNPDNVKGSLSDALVDADLFVGVSAPGILKPEMVKSMNRDAIIFAMANPTPEIMPDEAKAAGARVIGTGRSDFPNQVNNVLAFPGIFRGALDVRAKEINEEMKLAAAYAIAGYIKDEDLNENNVIPSALDKNVAIKVAEAIAKAARESGVARK